The Miscanthus floridulus cultivar M001 chromosome 7, ASM1932011v1, whole genome shotgun sequence genome includes a region encoding these proteins:
- the LOC136467448 gene encoding putative lipid-binding protein AIR1 — MASSKALFLVALILLLFAVANACGGGCPTPTPPTPTPPSPSTGGKCPKHALKFAACANVLGLVSAEVGHPPAEPCCSILGGLADLEAAVCLCTAIKANVLGITIDIPVKLSLIVNYCGKNLPSGFICA, encoded by the coding sequence ATGGCATCGTCCAAGGCCTTGTTCCTCGTGGCCCTCATCCTGCTCCTCTTCGCAGTGGCCAACgcctgcggcggcggctgccCGACGCCAACGCCACCAACTCCGACGCCGCCGTCACCTTCAACCGGCGGCAAGTGCCCCAAGCACGCGCTCAAGTTCGCGGCGTGCGCCAACGTGCTGGGCCTCGTCAGCGCCGAGGTCGGCCACCCGCCCGCCGAGCCGTGCTGCAGCATCCTCGGCGGCCTCGCGGACCTGGAGGCCGCCGTCTGCCTCTGCACCGCTATCAAGGCCAACGTGCTCGGCATCACCATCGACATCCCTGTCAAGCTCAGCCTCATTGTCAACTACTGTGGCAAGAACCTCCCCAGTGGCTTCATATGCGCCTGA